From Rhizobium favelukesii, the proteins below share one genomic window:
- the ybeY gene encoding rRNA maturation RNase YbeY produces the protein MAELDIQISIEEGNWPSEDALHALADRVLEAAATYLRASQKQPFPKMVPEVSLVFTDDASIQDINAEWRGKDKPTNVLSFPAFPVKPGKVPGPMLGDIIIARETVEREAAELEKSFDDHLTHLMVHGFLHLFGYDHNNNTEAEIMEGLETRILAVLGLSDPYEGQDLKMEP, from the coding sequence ATGGCGGAACTCGATATCCAGATCAGCATCGAGGAGGGCAATTGGCCCTCCGAAGATGCATTGCATGCATTGGCCGATCGCGTACTGGAAGCGGCCGCGACCTACCTTCGCGCGAGCCAGAAGCAGCCGTTTCCCAAGATGGTCCCAGAAGTCTCGCTGGTTTTCACCGACGACGCCTCGATCCAGGACATCAACGCGGAATGGCGCGGCAAGGACAAGCCGACCAACGTGCTTTCGTTTCCCGCCTTCCCGGTGAAGCCGGGCAAAGTGCCGGGGCCGATGCTAGGCGACATCATCATCGCAAGAGAGACCGTCGAGCGAGAGGCAGCTGAACTTGAGAAGAGCTTTGACGACCATCTAACGCATCTGATGGTGCATGGTTTCTTGCATCTCTTCGGCTACGATCATAATAATAACACTGAAGCCGAGATAATGGAGGGGCTCGAGACTCGCATTTTGGCGGTACTCGGCCTATCTGACCCATACGAGGGTCAAGACCTTAAAATGGAACCATGA
- a CDS encoding hemolysin family protein — translation MSDFTTRPAPEAKDADQSSSSDEGGSSSSSSSSSSSSRQSGRSQSFWSRAARILRPQQGSRLREDIADALMTDAADGDVFSPDERAMLHNILRFREVRVADVMVPRADIEAVDQNITIGELMILFEESGRSRMPVYADTLDDPRGMVHIRDLLSYVAKQARNKRRGSTKTLKPAEPLVEVSPEHLQKPTRSAKPNFDLSRVDLQKTLSEAGIIRKILFVPPSMLASDLLRRMQVNRTQMALVIDEYGGTDGLASHEDIVEMVVGDIDDEHDDEEVMFKRVSEDIFVADARVELEEIAEAIGPDFDITEQVDEVDTLGGLIFSELGRIPVRGEVVQALPGFEFHILDADPRRIKRVRITRKRQAIRRRIKIDGDGTSGADHGEERQTDAPTTN, via the coding sequence ATGAGCGACTTTACGACGAGACCGGCCCCTGAGGCCAAGGACGCCGACCAATCCTCCTCTTCCGACGAGGGTGGCAGTAGTAGTAGTAGTAGTAGTAGTAGTAGTAGTAGTAGGCAGTCCGGACGATCCCAATCCTTCTGGTCGCGCGCAGCGCGCATCCTGAGACCACAGCAGGGCTCGCGGCTTCGCGAGGACATCGCCGATGCGCTGATGACCGACGCGGCCGACGGCGACGTCTTTTCGCCTGACGAACGGGCGATGCTGCACAATATCCTCCGCTTCCGCGAGGTGCGTGTCGCCGACGTTATGGTGCCACGCGCCGATATCGAGGCCGTCGATCAGAACATCACCATCGGCGAACTGATGATCCTGTTCGAGGAATCCGGCCGTTCGCGCATGCCGGTCTATGCGGATACGCTCGACGACCCGCGCGGGATGGTGCATATCCGCGATCTTCTGTCCTACGTTGCCAAGCAGGCGCGCAACAAGCGCCGCGGCAGCACCAAGACCCTCAAGCCGGCAGAGCCTCTGGTCGAGGTTTCCCCCGAGCACCTGCAGAAGCCGACGCGCTCCGCGAAGCCGAATTTCGACCTCAGCCGCGTTGACCTGCAGAAGACGCTTTCAGAGGCCGGCATCATTCGCAAGATCCTGTTCGTTCCGCCGTCGATGCTTGCTTCGGACCTCCTTCGCCGCATGCAGGTCAATCGCACGCAGATGGCGCTCGTCATCGACGAATACGGCGGCACCGATGGGCTGGCGTCGCATGAGGACATCGTCGAAATGGTCGTCGGCGACATCGACGACGAGCACGACGACGAAGAAGTCATGTTCAAGCGCGTATCCGAAGACATCTTCGTCGCGGATGCTCGCGTCGAATTGGAGGAGATCGCGGAAGCGATCGGACCGGACTTCGACATCACTGAGCAGGTCGACGAAGTCGACACGCTGGGAGGCCTGATCTTCTCCGAGCTCGGGCGCATTCCGGTGCGTGGCGAGGTCGTGCAGGCCCTGCCCGGTTTCGAGTTCCATATTCTCGATGCCGATCCGCGCCGTATCAAGCGCGTAAGGATCACCCGCAAGCGTCAGGCCATCCGCCGCCGCATCAAGATCGACGGCGACGGCACCTCTGGCGCGGATCACGGCGAAGAGCGGCAAACCGACGCTCCCACGACAAACTGA